One genomic segment of Bradyrhizobium prioriisuperbiae includes these proteins:
- a CDS encoding aspartate aminotransferase family protein — protein sequence MNIQSKPPVVPNDLSSFWMPFTANRQFKQDPRLFVSAKDMHYATPDGRQVMDGTAGLWCVNAGHARPRIVEAVQQQIATLDFAPTFNMGHPLAFETANRLAAIAPEGINRVFFTNSGSESVDTALKIALAYHRAIGKSERVRLIGRERGYHGVGFGGMSVGGIAANRKAFGTMLPGVDHIRHTHDLARNAFSRGQPEHGVEFADDLERVITLHDASTIAAVIVEPMAGSTGVLIPPKGYLERLRAICDKHGILLIFDEVITGFGRLGAPFAADYFGVTPDIIVTAKGVSNGVIPMGAVFVKDAIVEAFMQGPAEQIEFFHGYTYSAHPVACAAALATLDTYQEEDLFARAAALAPYWQDALHNGLKDCPHVIDIRNLGLVGAVELDPIPGAPTKRAYKAFTDAFKAGLLIRVTGDIIALSPPLIISKSQIDELIDTLRKVLLTA from the coding sequence ATGAATATCCAGAGCAAGCCGCCGGTCGTCCCCAACGATCTCTCGTCGTTCTGGATGCCGTTCACCGCCAACCGCCAGTTCAAGCAGGACCCGCGTCTGTTCGTCTCGGCGAAAGACATGCACTACGCCACGCCCGACGGCCGCCAGGTGATGGACGGCACCGCGGGGCTGTGGTGCGTCAATGCCGGCCACGCCCGGCCGCGGATCGTCGAGGCAGTACAGCAGCAGATCGCGACCCTGGATTTCGCGCCGACCTTCAACATGGGCCATCCGCTGGCGTTCGAGACCGCCAACCGTCTCGCGGCAATCGCGCCCGAAGGCATCAACCGCGTCTTCTTCACCAATTCCGGTTCGGAGTCGGTGGACACCGCGCTCAAGATCGCGCTGGCCTATCATCGCGCCATCGGCAAGAGCGAGCGTGTTCGCCTGATCGGCCGCGAGCGCGGCTATCACGGCGTCGGCTTCGGCGGCATGTCGGTCGGCGGCATTGCTGCCAACCGCAAGGCGTTCGGCACCATGCTGCCCGGCGTCGATCACATCCGCCACACACATGACCTGGCGCGCAACGCCTTCAGCCGGGGACAGCCGGAGCATGGGGTGGAGTTCGCCGACGATCTGGAGCGTGTCATCACGCTGCATGACGCCTCCACCATCGCCGCCGTCATTGTCGAGCCGATGGCCGGCTCGACCGGGGTGCTGATTCCGCCCAAGGGGTACCTCGAGCGTCTGCGCGCGATCTGCGACAAGCACGGCATCCTGCTGATCTTCGACGAGGTGATCACCGGCTTCGGGCGGCTCGGGGCACCTTTCGCCGCCGATTATTTCGGCGTCACCCCCGATATCATCGTCACCGCCAAGGGCGTGTCCAACGGTGTGATCCCGATGGGAGCTGTGTTCGTCAAGGATGCGATTGTTGAGGCCTTCATGCAGGGCCCGGCCGAGCAGATCGAATTCTTCCACGGCTACACCTACTCGGCGCATCCGGTGGCCTGCGCCGCGGCGCTGGCGACGCTTGATACCTATCAGGAGGAAGATCTGTTCGCCCGCGCGGCCGCGCTCGCGCCCTACTGGCAGGACGCGCTCCACAACGGCCTGAAGGATTGCCCGCACGTCATCGACATCCGCAACCTCGGTCTGGTTGGCGCTGTCGAACTCGATCCGATCCCGGGCGCGCCGACCAAACGCGCATACAAGGCTTTCACCGATGCGTTCAAGGCCGGTCTGCTGATCCGCGTCACCGGCGACATCATCGCGCTGTCGCCACCGCTGATCATTTCAAAATCGCAGATCGACGAACTGATCGACACGCTGCGCAAGGTGCTGCTCACGGCCTAG
- a CDS encoding Lrp/AsnC family transcriptional regulator gives MTAFDSIDGTIMRVLQQNGRLSNLELAQQVNLSPSACLRRVQMLEQRGAIAKYVALLDPQALDLTGIAIVFVTLDRMSRKDMEVFEKAVLKPPEIQECFLIAGSNDYLVRIVYRDSTDLERIHTDILMKLPGVVRTQSTLVLRTVKKTTALKI, from the coding sequence ATGACCGCATTCGATTCAATCGACGGCACCATCATGCGGGTGCTGCAGCAGAACGGGCGGCTGTCGAACCTCGAATTGGCCCAGCAGGTCAACCTGTCGCCGTCGGCCTGCCTGCGGCGGGTACAGATGCTGGAGCAACGCGGCGCCATCGCCAAATATGTCGCCCTGCTCGACCCGCAGGCGCTGGACCTCACCGGCATCGCCATCGTGTTCGTGACGCTGGACCGGATGTCGCGCAAGGATATGGAGGTGTTCGAGAAGGCGGTGCTGAAGCCGCCGGAGATTCAGGAGTGCTTCCTGATCGCCGGCTCCAACGATTACCTGGTGCGCATCGTCTATCGCGACTCGACCGACCTCGAGCGCATCCACACCGATATCCTGATGAAGTTGCCCGGTGTGGTCCGCACCCAGTCGACCCTGGTGTTGCGCACGGTGAAGAAGACCACGGCGCTGAAGATTTAA
- a CDS encoding MaoC family dehydratase, which yields MQRSVTPVSPVDPLSHQLLPIRRFSELSLGEIFPLPSRTVTHAHFSAFQALTGDNHPIHYDRGYCQALGHPDLLAHGLHVLSMTAAGAGLFPHVVGPHLIGFVEVQAKFLRGVFPDDTLYPKLEITALTPQRTTGLVTMAATIDNQRGERVLEGSHTYLVRL from the coding sequence ATGCAACGATCAGTCACCCCAGTCAGCCCGGTCGATCCGCTGAGCCATCAGTTGCTGCCGATCCGCCGCTTCTCCGAATTATCGCTGGGCGAAATATTTCCACTGCCCTCGCGCACGGTCACGCATGCGCATTTCTCGGCTTTCCAGGCGCTGACCGGCGACAATCATCCGATTCATTACGACCGCGGCTATTGCCAGGCGCTCGGCCATCCCGATCTTTTGGCGCACGGCCTTCATGTGCTGAGCATGACCGCGGCCGGCGCCGGCCTGTTTCCTCATGTGGTCGGGCCGCATCTGATCGGATTCGTCGAGGTGCAGGCCAAATTCCTCCGTGGCGTATTTCCCGACGATACGCTCTATCCCAAGCTCGAAATCACCGCGCTGACGCCGCAGCGCACCACCGGCCTGGTCACCATGGCAGCGACCATCGACAACCAGCGGGGCGAGCGGGTGCTCGAGGGCAGCCATACTTATCTTGTCCGGCTTTAA
- a CDS encoding cysteine hydrolase → MNPQTTAIVLIEYQNDFTTPRGVFYEGVKDVMDANNMLGNTVAVVDQARAAGVTIMHAPISFAEGYGELTGNPYGILKGVVDNKAFRKGSWGAEIVGVLKPHPGDILIEGKRGLDAFPSTNLDFILRSKGIRTVVLGGFLTNCCVESTMRSAYERGFDVITLKDCTATLSREAQEMALTHNFGMFSRPMNHDEFLQLLQ, encoded by the coding sequence ATGAATCCGCAGACCACGGCTATCGTCCTGATCGAATACCAGAACGACTTCACCACGCCGCGCGGCGTGTTTTATGAGGGCGTCAAGGATGTCATGGACGCCAACAACATGCTCGGCAACACCGTGGCAGTGGTGGACCAGGCACGCGCCGCCGGCGTGACCATCATGCATGCGCCCATCAGCTTCGCCGAGGGTTATGGCGAATTGACCGGAAATCCCTATGGTATCCTGAAAGGCGTGGTCGATAACAAGGCTTTCCGCAAGGGATCGTGGGGCGCCGAGATCGTCGGCGTGCTCAAGCCGCATCCCGGCGATATCCTGATCGAAGGCAAACGCGGCCTCGATGCGTTTCCTTCAACCAACCTCGATTTTATCCTGCGCAGCAAGGGCATCAGGACAGTGGTGCTTGGCGGCTTTCTCACCAATTGCTGTGTCGAATCCACCATGCGCAGTGCCTACGAGCGCGGCTTCGACGTCATCACCCTGAAGGACTGCACCGCCACGCTGAGCCGCGAGGCACAGGAGATGGCTCTGACACACAATTTCGGCATGTTCTCCCGGCCGATGAACCACGACGAATTCCTGCAATTGTTGCAGTGA
- a CDS encoding ribbon-helix-helix domain-containing protein, with amino-acid sequence MCKIFIGADPALYETSTRSIRLHGVVTSIRLETHYWQVLSEIGRRDGMNLTQLITRLYDEIIEARGEIVNFTSFLRVCCLRYMSLQVSGGIPSDTSVSIRSLDADAVLAHERATLAAPPTAA; translated from the coding sequence ATGTGCAAGATCTTCATTGGCGCCGACCCCGCGCTCTACGAGACCAGCACCCGCTCAATACGGCTGCACGGCGTCGTCACCAGCATCCGGCTCGAGACGCACTACTGGCAGGTGCTCAGCGAAATCGGCCGGCGCGACGGCATGAACCTCACCCAGCTGATCACCAGGCTTTACGATGAAATCATCGAAGCTCGCGGCGAGATCGTGAACTTCACCTCGTTCCTGCGAGTGTGCTGCCTGCGCTACATGTCGCTGCAGGTCTCGGGCGGCATTCCCAGCGACACGTCGGTGTCGATCCGCTCGCTGGACGCAGACGCCGTACTTGCGCACGAGCGCGCTACGCTTGCGGCGCCGCCGACCGCCGCCTGA
- a CDS encoding glutathione S-transferase family protein, whose translation MDQVDLILHHYPRSPFAEKVRVALGLKGLRWRSVEQPRIAPKPLLTALTGGYRRIPVLQIGADIFCDTRRILAELDRRYPEPPLYPSGTDGLADIIAAWADRELFATALGLVFGLHGDRFPTALHADRARLTAGRFDGWDSAKMAAMIPTLRERLRRDLSRLEHALTDGRRFLLGVQPSVADLAAYHPLWYARGNLGEDDAGLVDHPRLIGWMTRLEAIGHGTMQELAPDKALAIAHASTPLAVPPTEADDPHASEIGARVTVTPDDWGFDPVAGELAAISGSAIALKRHDPAVGEVVVHFPRDGFGIELAN comes from the coding sequence ATGGATCAAGTGGACCTCATCCTGCATCACTATCCGCGCTCGCCATTCGCCGAGAAAGTACGTGTCGCGCTGGGCCTGAAGGGACTGCGCTGGCGCTCGGTCGAGCAGCCGCGCATCGCGCCGAAGCCGCTGCTGACAGCACTCACCGGCGGCTATCGCCGGATTCCGGTGCTGCAGATCGGCGCCGATATCTTCTGCGACACCCGCCGCATCCTGGCCGAGCTCGATCGACGTTATCCCGAGCCGCCACTGTATCCGTCGGGTACGGATGGGCTCGCCGACATCATCGCGGCCTGGGCCGACCGCGAGCTCTTCGCGACCGCGCTTGGGCTGGTGTTTGGCCTGCACGGCGATCGTTTCCCCACGGCGTTGCACGCCGACCGCGCTCGCTTGACCGCGGGCCGGTTCGACGGCTGGGACAGCGCCAAAATGGCGGCGATGATCCCTACACTGCGCGAACGTCTCCGCCGCGATCTGTCGCGGCTGGAGCACGCCCTCACCGACGGACGCCGATTCCTGCTCGGTGTTCAGCCGTCGGTGGCCGATCTCGCTGCCTATCATCCGCTGTGGTATGCGCGCGGCAATCTCGGCGAAGATGATGCCGGGCTTGTCGACCATCCGCGGCTGATCGGCTGGATGACGCGCCTCGAAGCCATCGGCCACGGGACGATGCAGGAGCTCGCCCCCGACAAGGCGCTGGCGATTGCGCACGCGTCAACGCCGTTGGCTGTGCCGCCGACCGAGGCCGACGATCCGCATGCGTCCGAGATCGGCGCGCGGGTGACGGTGACGCCCGACGATTGGGGCTTCGATCCGGTGGCGGGTGAATTGGCCGCGATCAGCGGCAGCGCCATCGCGCTCAAGCGTCATGATCCTGCCGTAGGCGAGGTCGTGGTGCATTTTCCGCGGGACGGATTCGGCATCGAACTTGCAAACTGA
- a CDS encoding TetR family transcriptional regulator, with translation MTRTTKKPLRSQPTRDRILEAARRLFCDTGYERTTIRAVAAEADIHFSMVMRYYGSKEGLFAAAATFDLDFPDLTQVARDQMGRTLVRHFLKRWEARDRDLPGLLRVCITHPDGRALLLAMFRKQITPMIAGVTGPRHATERAALISTQMLGLALTRYVLELPPVVGLSQDVIVQRIGATLQAYLTEGIAAPRSTSKTSKPKTNKSTNGSTAKSPRPGSTASTLRT, from the coding sequence ATGACACGAACGACAAAAAAGCCGCTGCGCTCGCAGCCGACCCGCGACCGCATTCTCGAGGCCGCTCGCCGGCTGTTCTGCGACACGGGCTATGAGCGCACCACGATCCGTGCGGTGGCGGCCGAAGCCGACATCCATTTCTCGATGGTGATGCGTTACTACGGCAGCAAGGAGGGCCTGTTCGCGGCAGCGGCAACCTTTGATCTCGACTTTCCCGACCTCACGCAAGTGGCGCGGGACCAGATGGGACGCACCCTGGTGCGCCATTTCCTGAAACGATGGGAGGCCCGGGACCGCGACCTGCCGGGGCTTTTGCGGGTGTGCATCACTCATCCCGATGGACGAGCGCTGCTGCTGGCGATGTTCCGCAAACAGATCACACCGATGATTGCCGGGGTCACAGGACCCAGGCATGCCACCGAGCGCGCCGCGCTGATCTCGACCCAGATGCTCGGGCTGGCGCTGACGCGTTATGTGCTGGAGCTTCCGCCAGTGGTCGGCCTGTCGCAGGACGTCATCGTGCAGCGCATCGGCGCCACTTTGCAGGCCTATCTTACTGAGGGCATTGCCGCGCCACGGAGCACATCAAAGACCAGCAAACCCAAGACTAACAAATCCACGAACGGATCAACGGCGAAATCGCCCCGCCCCGGTTCAACCGCGTCGACCCTGCGGACTTAA
- the ald gene encoding alanine dehydrogenase → MRIGVPKEIKTHEYRVGLTPLSVREYVAAGHSVLIETGAGAGIGADDEVYRAAGGTIAADADEIFATAEMIVKVKEPQPTEWRKLRENQILFTYLHLAADPEQAAGLMESGCTAVAYETVTDAKGGLPLLAPMSEVAGRLSIEAAGAALKRNLGGRGLLLGGVPGVPAARVVVIGGGVVGTHAARMAIGLGAEVSVIDRSLPRLREIDELFAGRVRTRFSTLGAIEEEVLQADVVIGAVLIAGAAAPKLLTRAMLPQMRKGSVIVDVAIDQGGCFEMSHPTTHDDPTFVVDGVIHYCVASMPGAVPLTSSHALNNATLPYGLALAARGVAAIDDDPGLHAGLNVRRGKIVHPAVAEAIGHHVQKIEQAHAAHGRIH, encoded by the coding sequence ATGCGGATTGGTGTTCCCAAAGAGATCAAGACTCACGAATACCGCGTCGGACTGACGCCGCTGTCGGTGCGGGAATATGTGGCGGCCGGCCACAGCGTGCTGATTGAGACCGGAGCGGGCGCCGGCATCGGCGCCGACGACGAGGTCTATCGTGCTGCGGGCGGCACGATCGCCGCGGACGCCGACGAGATCTTCGCCACCGCCGAGATGATCGTGAAGGTGAAAGAGCCGCAGCCCACTGAGTGGCGCAAGCTGCGCGAGAACCAGATCCTGTTTACCTATCTGCATCTTGCCGCCGATCCGGAGCAGGCCGCCGGTCTGATGGAATCCGGCTGCACAGCGGTGGCGTATGAAACCGTCACAGATGCCAAAGGCGGTCTGCCGCTGCTGGCGCCGATGAGCGAAGTGGCCGGCCGGCTGTCGATCGAGGCGGCCGGCGCAGCGCTCAAGCGCAATCTCGGTGGCCGCGGCCTTCTGCTCGGCGGCGTGCCCGGCGTGCCGGCGGCGCGGGTGGTGGTGATCGGTGGCGGCGTGGTCGGCACCCATGCGGCGCGGATGGCGATCGGGCTCGGCGCCGAGGTCAGCGTGATCGATCGGTCGCTGCCGCGGCTGCGCGAGATTGACGAGTTGTTTGCGGGACGGGTGCGGACGCGGTTCTCGACACTCGGCGCCATCGAGGAAGAGGTGCTGCAGGCGGACGTGGTGATCGGCGCGGTGCTGATCGCCGGTGCCGCGGCGCCAAAACTGCTGACACGGGCGATGCTGCCGCAGATGCGCAAGGGGTCCGTCATTGTCGACGTCGCCATCGACCAGGGCGGCTGCTTTGAGATGTCGCACCCGACCACCCATGACGATCCCACCTTCGTGGTCGACGGTGTGATTCACTATTGCGTGGCCAGCATGCCCGGCGCCGTGCCGCTGACGTCGAGCCATGCGCTCAACAACGCCACATTGCCCTATGGGTTGGCGCTCGCCGCCCGAGGCGTTGCGGCGATCGATGATGATCCCGGCCTGCATGCCGGTCTCAATGTCCGTCGGGGCAAGATCGTGCACCCGGCCGTGGCCGAGGCGATCGGTCATCATGTCCAAAAAATCGAACAGGCCCACGCCGCGCACGGGAGGATCCACTGA
- a CDS encoding aromatic acid/H+ symport family MFS transporter: MRASDSVDVQAFLDEQPFSAFQWLVFVLCFAIVLFDGFDTAAIGFIAPSLVKEWGVEKSALGPVLSAALFGLAAGALSTGPLSDRFGRKRMLVASVLVFGAACLGSAFAVDLQQLTILRFVTGIGLGAAMPNAVTLMNEYCPQRRRAMLTNLMFCGFPLGGACGGFLAAWMIPQWGWRNVLVAGGAAPLLLVVLLLPLLPESVRYMVANGQPVELIRKVLSRISPSAATARAFVLTEQVHVEAASGTVGLILSRAFRVGSIMLWLAYFMGLVVLYALANWMPILFKDAGLTPQTATLIAALFPLGGVGAVLFGWLMDRFNANRIIAVGYVLTAVTVFAIGHFADNVGLLVPVVFVAGALANTAQSSMPSLAAGFYPTKGRATGVAWMLGIGRFGGIAGSFLVAELVARHFSFSQIFAIVAIPGAIAALALVVKQAASPQESAEKAADRAVVRVH, from the coding sequence ATGCGTGCGTCCGACAGCGTCGATGTTCAGGCCTTTCTTGATGAGCAGCCGTTCTCGGCTTTCCAGTGGCTGGTGTTCGTCCTGTGTTTTGCCATTGTGCTGTTCGACGGTTTCGACACTGCGGCCATCGGCTTCATCGCTCCCTCGCTGGTCAAGGAATGGGGGGTGGAGAAGTCGGCGCTCGGCCCGGTGCTCAGCGCCGCGCTGTTCGGCCTCGCCGCCGGCGCGCTGTCCACCGGCCCGCTCTCGGATCGTTTCGGCCGCAAGCGCATGCTGGTCGCTTCGGTGCTGGTGTTCGGCGCGGCCTGCCTCGGTTCGGCTTTTGCCGTCGATCTTCAGCAACTGACGATCCTTCGGTTCGTCACCGGCATCGGGCTCGGGGCGGCGATGCCGAACGCCGTCACCCTGATGAACGAGTATTGTCCGCAGCGACGCCGCGCGATGCTGACCAATCTGATGTTCTGCGGCTTCCCGCTTGGCGGCGCCTGCGGGGGCTTCCTTGCGGCCTGGATGATTCCGCAGTGGGGCTGGCGCAACGTGCTGGTGGCTGGTGGCGCTGCGCCACTGCTGCTCGTCGTGCTGTTGCTGCCGCTATTGCCGGAATCGGTGCGTTACATGGTGGCGAATGGCCAGCCGGTGGAGCTGATACGCAAGGTGCTGAGCCGCATCTCCCCGAGCGCCGCCACTGCGCGTGCTTTCGTGCTGACCGAGCAAGTGCATGTCGAGGCCGCGAGCGGCACCGTCGGGCTGATCCTGTCGCGCGCGTTTCGTGTCGGGTCCATCATGCTGTGGCTGGCTTATTTCATGGGCCTCGTGGTGCTCTATGCCCTGGCCAACTGGATGCCGATCCTGTTCAAGGACGCCGGCCTCACGCCGCAGACGGCAACCCTGATCGCGGCGCTGTTTCCGCTCGGCGGCGTTGGCGCGGTGCTGTTCGGCTGGCTGATGGATCGCTTCAATGCCAACCGCATCATCGCGGTCGGCTATGTGTTGACCGCAGTGACGGTATTCGCGATCGGCCATTTTGCGGACAACGTCGGCCTGCTGGTGCCGGTCGTGTTCGTCGCCGGCGCGCTTGCCAACACCGCCCAGTCGTCGATGCCGTCGTTGGCGGCCGGCTTCTATCCGACGAAGGGCCGTGCCACCGGCGTCGCCTGGATGCTGGGCATCGGCCGCTTCGGCGGCATTGCCGGTTCGTTTCTGGTCGCCGAACTGGTCGCGCGTCACTTCAGCTTCAGCCAGATCTTCGCCATCGTGGCGATCCCCGGTGCCATCGCGGCGCTGGCGCTCGTGGTCAAGCAGGCCGCAAGCCCGCAGGAGTCAGCTGAGAAGGCCGCCGACAGAGCCGTCGTGCGGGTTCACTGA
- a CDS encoding DUF5662 family protein, giving the protein MTNIVPTLKFGWLTIKHKVFVFRAGLRTRAPIWLLLIHDWSKFTPAEAPHYGRAAFGDRSDPAGFARAWLHHQNHNPHHWEYWIPRSIHPGDPSPSEPLPMPMGYVREMVADWLGATRAYDGLWPVSESEWPWYQANRMKLRLHPDTAARITQVMREIFSA; this is encoded by the coding sequence ATGACCAACATCGTGCCGACCCTCAAATTCGGTTGGCTCACCATCAAGCACAAGGTGTTCGTGTTCCGCGCCGGCCTGCGCACCCGCGCGCCGATCTGGCTCCTGCTGATTCACGACTGGAGCAAGTTCACGCCGGCGGAGGCGCCGCACTACGGGCGTGCCGCGTTCGGCGACAGGAGCGATCCCGCAGGCTTCGCCCGGGCCTGGCTGCATCACCAGAACCATAATCCGCATCACTGGGAATATTGGATCCCGCGCAGCATCCACCCCGGCGATCCCAGCCCAAGCGAACCCCTGCCGATGCCGATGGGTTATGTGCGCGAAATGGTGGCGGACTGGCTGGGCGCGACCCGCGCCTATGATGGATTATGGCCCGTGAGCGAAAGCGAATGGCCGTGGTATCAGGCCAACCGGATGAAGCTCAGGCTGCATCCGGACACCGCGGCGCGCATCACCCAGGTGATGCGCGAGATTTTTTCCGCGTAG
- a CDS encoding MFS transporter — translation MTGVKAGRSTVAIGIDDRPKTRQRIPAGIWALGFVSMLMDISSEMIHALLPVYMVAVLGTSALAVGVIEGIAEATASITKVFSGALSDWLGNRKWLAVFGYGLAALIKPIFPLAPSLDWLIAARFIDRVGKGIRGAPRDALVADIAPPHLRGASFGLRQSLDTIGAFLGPLLAIALMWVTADRFNVVFWIAVIPAVLSVGLLLVFVREPERPKLLRKVRLPLHRDELRRLSASYWWVVAVAAVFTLARFSEAFLILRAQSIGLPLALVPVVLVIMALAYSLSAYPVGALSDRVDRLTLLGIGLLLLVAADLVLAFASGLIGVGIGVVFWGLHMGFTQGLLATLVAETAPAELRGTAFGLFNLMTGVALLLASIIAGVLWDVTGPQGTFLAGAAFSVLTLAGLVVVRGRLRASEDVVTSG, via the coding sequence ATGACAGGCGTAAAAGCAGGACGGAGCACGGTGGCAATCGGCATCGACGATCGGCCCAAAACCCGGCAGCGCATTCCCGCCGGCATCTGGGCACTCGGTTTCGTTTCGATGCTGATGGATATCTCGTCGGAGATGATCCATGCGCTGCTGCCGGTCTATATGGTTGCAGTGCTCGGCACCTCGGCGCTCGCCGTCGGTGTCATCGAAGGTATCGCCGAAGCCACCGCCTCGATCACCAAGGTCTTTTCCGGCGCGCTGAGCGACTGGCTCGGAAACCGCAAATGGCTGGCCGTGTTTGGTTACGGTCTCGCCGCGCTCATTAAGCCGATCTTTCCGCTGGCGCCCTCGCTCGACTGGTTGATCGCCGCGCGCTTCATCGACCGCGTCGGCAAGGGCATTCGCGGCGCGCCGCGCGATGCCCTTGTCGCCGACATCGCTCCGCCGCATCTGCGCGGCGCGAGTTTCGGTCTGCGGCAGTCGCTCGATACCATCGGGGCCTTTCTCGGTCCGCTGCTGGCGATCGCGCTGATGTGGGTCACGGCGGATCGCTTCAACGTGGTGTTCTGGATCGCGGTTATCCCGGCCGTTCTGTCGGTGGGCCTCCTCCTCGTCTTCGTGAGGGAGCCGGAGCGGCCGAAGCTGCTGCGCAAGGTTCGTTTGCCGCTGCATCGCGATGAGCTGCGTCGCCTGAGCGCGAGCTACTGGTGGGTGGTGGCGGTGGCGGCGGTGTTCACGCTCGCTCGTTTCAGCGAAGCCTTTCTCATCCTGCGCGCGCAGTCGATCGGCCTGCCGCTGGCGCTGGTCCCCGTCGTTCTGGTCATCATGGCCTTGGCCTATTCGCTCTCGGCCTATCCGGTCGGCGCGCTGTCCGATCGCGTCGATCGGCTGACGCTGCTGGGCATCGGCCTGCTGCTGCTGGTTGCGGCTGACCTTGTGCTGGCGTTTGCAAGCGGTCTGATCGGAGTCGGCATCGGGGTCGTGTTCTGGGGCCTGCATATGGGCTTCACCCAGGGCCTGCTGGCGACGCTGGTCGCCGAGACCGCGCCGGCGGAGCTGCGCGGCACCGCGTTCGGCTTGTTCAACCTGATGACCGGCGTCGCGCTGCTCTTGGCCAGCATCATTGCCGGTGTGTTGTGGGACGTCACAGGCCCGCAAGGCACCTTCCTCGCGGGTGCGGCGTTCAGCGTGCTGACACTGGCGGGTCTGGTTGTCGTCCGCGGCCGGCTGCGAGCATCGGAAGATGTGGTGACGTCAGGCTGA
- a CDS encoding serine hydrolase, whose protein sequence is MTLAFIICGFALAAVLFGIRYRLDRVVGVPVHFASHQLCSAVFVGGLDPTDYYREAIQPKFGSIGKLIHYEIDRERSEVRVSLAGLVSSRAVDEGSYGCRVVHSGNGVHGTRNEKRASWSQSSLPSIAEPGPVVPGNTALSQALDHAFAEPATAPHRWTKAVVVLHRGQVIAERYAPGMTAVTPLHGWSMTKSVTNALLGILVRKGKLDVNGPAPIAEWFAPGDSRRRISIDQMLRMVSGINCGQSLHFGWWTIFDTDTHMEFDMPDQFAFAASRGLRAEPGHEWRYTNCNFVLLSRIVRDAIGGDAESTRQFIERELFGPLGIEHATQEYDSAGTPLGTIHLWASARDWARFGLLYLRDGVSPGGQRILPEGWVDYSARLTPQSDAYGYGAGFWTQRGNSSAARERVAAGFPADSFMALGSQGQYTIVIPSEDLVIVKLGNSYTPHDDIVAVQRLVKDTIAALHAD, encoded by the coding sequence ATGACATTGGCTTTTATTATCTGCGGCTTTGCACTGGCCGCCGTCCTGTTCGGCATCCGCTATCGCCTTGACCGGGTTGTTGGCGTGCCGGTGCATTTTGCGAGCCATCAATTATGCTCGGCGGTGTTCGTGGGTGGCCTGGATCCGACGGACTACTATCGCGAGGCGATCCAGCCCAAGTTCGGATCGATCGGTAAACTCATCCATTATGAGATTGACCGTGAACGGAGCGAAGTACGCGTCAGCCTCGCTGGTTTGGTGAGCAGCCGTGCTGTCGATGAAGGTTCGTACGGTTGCCGGGTGGTTCACTCCGGCAATGGTGTTCATGGTACTCGCAATGAAAAGCGCGCTTCATGGTCTCAGTCGTCGCTTCCGTCGATCGCCGAACCGGGTCCTGTCGTGCCTGGAAATACTGCACTGTCTCAGGCGCTGGATCATGCCTTTGCCGAGCCAGCAACCGCGCCACACCGCTGGACCAAGGCCGTCGTCGTTTTGCACCGCGGCCAGGTGATCGCTGAGCGGTACGCGCCCGGCATGACCGCGGTGACGCCGCTGCATGGATGGTCGATGACCAAGTCGGTCACCAACGCCCTTCTCGGCATCCTGGTGCGGAAAGGAAAGCTGGATGTGAACGGACCGGCGCCGATCGCGGAATGGTTCGCACCGGGCGATTCCCGACGCCGGATCAGCATCGATCAGATGCTGCGCATGGTGAGCGGCATCAACTGCGGTCAATCCCTGCATTTCGGCTGGTGGACCATCTTCGACACCGATACGCACATGGAATTTGACATGCCCGATCAGTTCGCTTTTGCGGCAAGCCGCGGCCTGCGCGCCGAACCCGGCCACGAGTGGCGGTATACCAACTGCAATTTCGTTCTGCTGTCACGGATCGTTCGCGACGCCATCGGCGGCGATGCCGAATCCACGCGTCAATTCATCGAGCGTGAACTGTTCGGCCCCCTGGGCATCGAACACGCCACGCAGGAATACGACAGCGCGGGCACGCCGCTTGGAACCATTCATTTGTGGGCCAGCGCGCGCGACTGGGCGCGGTTTGGTTTGCTCTATTTGCGGGACGGCGTGTCGCCCGGCGGGCAACGGATCCTGCCCGAGGGCTGGGTTGACTATTCCGCCCGGCTGACCCCTCAAAGCGATGCGTATGGCTACGGAGCAGGGTTCTGGACCCAGCGTGGCAATTCCAGCGCCGCCCGCGAGCGCGTCGCCGCGGGCTTCCCCGCCGACAGCTTCATGGCGCTCGGGAGCCAGGGGCAATATACGATTGTCATTCCCTCCGAGGATCTGGTGATCGTGAAACTGGGAAATTCATACACGCCGCATGACGACATCGTTGCGGTTCAGCGTCTGGTGAAGGACACCATCGCCGCGCTGCATGCGGATTGA